The Acetonema longum DSM 6540 genome segment ATGGGCCTTTTTTCAACGGCTCCCTGCGAGGTGATAGAGTGATATCCGTTGTAGTCCCGGCAAGGAACGAGGCAGGCCGAATCAGTATTGTTCTGCAAAACCTGGGCATACTTCCTGTCGATCATATTATCGTGGTACCAAATGGGTCGAAAGATGACACCATGCGGGAAATACTGCAAATGCGACTCCCCAAACTTCAAATCCTCTATTTTCATGATTCTCTGGGAATCGACACTCCCAGGGCCATCGGGGCCAAAGTGGCAGCCGGCTTGGGAAGCGACGTGGTGATCTTTGTTGACGGTGACATGGTAGGCACATTTTCGGAGAATATCATGGAACTGGCGGATGGGATATTATGTAAACATTTGGATATGGCCCTGACAAACTGCTACCCCTCGCCCCCTCGCCATATTGAACGACATAACCCCACATTTCAATGGCGCCTTAACCTCAATAAGGAGCTGGGGTTAGACAAGAAAATCGGATTAGCGACACCGGCTCACGGCCCTCACGCCGTATCCCGGCGATTTTTAGAGACCATCCCTCTGAAGGAATTGGCCATTCCCCCGGTAAGCATGGCGATGGCCCGTTT includes the following:
- a CDS encoding glycosyltransferase family 2 protein; protein product: MISVVVPARNEAGRISIVLQNLGILPVDHIIVVPNGSKDDTMREILQMRLPKLQILYFHDSLGIDTPRAIGAKVAAGLGSDVVIFVDGDMVGTFSENIMELADGILCKHLDMALTNCYPSPPRHIERHNPTFQWRLNLNKELGLDKKIGLATPAHGPHAVSRRFLETIPLKELAIPPVSMAMARLQKLKIDVATTIPHYRLGSSIKNQIHTNKIIDTIVGDCLEAIAAYKNEPRTRKCQNNHYIGYHGDRRFDLINALL